The nucleotide sequence agctgatttgttgtgagagaaaaaacactgttccagctgaaaagatAAGCcgaaaagtacgaattataaaaCAAACGAACAAGTTTGCCATGCAACTTTGGCCCTCTGGAAGAGCCCGATGAACCAACAAAATCTCTGTTGCCCTACCTGAGTTCATTGATTCATCTCCTAGCATCCCAAACAGGCAAACACCAACCACAGCCCACAGTTGACAGTACCAACTATCAACACTACCAAAACAATCATCGGTCTGTTGGTTTGGTAGGACTTATTCGTTGCTGGAtcataaaaaaaatattactgactaatttggtgtaagagaaaaatactgtttcggctggccGATTATTTACGACCGTGTAATCTCAGCCGAACAGCCTGCATACCAACCGTGCGCATCATCCTCTCCGTCACTGTCCTCTGGGCCCCCTATTGAGGCGTCCTCAGCGTGGGTCCCGCGTTGAGCGTGGTCAGCCCTTCGGTCCATGCTGCTGACGTGGAGCCAACGAGGTGACGTACCAACGGGTTACTGTCACCATCAGCGCACTGCTGTCCTCGCCACCTTGTTTGCCTGCGACTCCTTATTGGTTTGCTCACAGAGTTTAGCAAAGCGTCTGTTTATTTTAATGGTCCCAGAACCAAATGTGAGCTGTAGCAAAGAGACCAgcaaaagaaaaaatataaaaaaccgACAGCAGCAGCGGCATGTGCGAACAAAAACATTGTAGGCTTTTTAGGGggcttttatatttttatcattaTTAAGATTGACGTTCATCGGATTATCACTCTTAGTTTGACACTTACAATTTTACTATACGAGAGAACTTTGAGTTCTTAATTTACTATATTTGCGCATGTGGCACGCCACGCCAGCTCGACACGTTAGCGCCCAGTCAGCATAAGCACGCGAAATGTCATTGCTGCCCCtgacttctcctctctctccatctCTGACAACCGGGTCATGCAGCTCCCTCTCACTGTCAGGTGGGCCCCACTCGTCAACTTCATCTTCCACCGACAGCTCGGCCCCATGCTGCTGCCCAACTGCCTGTTCCGCATGGGCGGTGTCGCCGTGCTGCTGTCTAGTTCCCGCGCCTAGGCCCGGTTCCGGCTCGCCCGCGTGGTGCGCACGCTGACGGGCGCCCAGGACAACGCGTACCGGTGCGTGTTCCAGGAGGaggactgtaacacctcggtgttaagcatgcattaccatttcatcccatgagcataatcatcatcacctcatgcataagcatcattcatgcatttcatttcgaaagaaatgaagtatcatttcatgtggtgcttaaattgattgaaattcattatgtttaaaaccatgtgaaatgtcatgctcatgtttggatgccatgattcttgttttgatcactaagatagcttataaatatttaggatacaatttggagcaaagttcatatttaaatttttaccaaattttgcctttaaaaataattctccaaaattagggttttgaattaatattaattttattttgtaattcaaaatctatttggaatttgactttggtcataaaagcaaagttgtagatcttgaaaaatggaacaactttcatttttacaccaacttttgaaactgctttgaaatggTTCAAAATTTCGTTTGAATGAAAAATGgtttgaaaagaatttgaaaaagaacatTTTTCATTAAATGGGCCGCATGCCTCGCCTTCGGCCCAGCCGcgcaagccggcccggcctgctcaGCGCCGCGCCCCTGCTCCCGCGTGCCGCGCCGGGCCGCCGCGCACGTGTCCGGCCGCGTTagagcgcgcacgccgcgtggccgccatgcgccggcgaagctcgccgcgcGTCACAGCCGGCTTGCCCCCGCCctccacgcgctcgccttcacctgccgatcgcgctgtgctcctcctcactcctccacTTCGCTCTCTCGCCTCCGCCAGCACAAGCAACAGCCGCATCACTCGCCTCCGCCACGCGCCATCGCCGGAGTTGGCCGTTCCGACTGCTCCAGTGCGCCTGAGCCATCTCCATCTTGCCCTGAGCCTCACCTCCTCCTCGCGCAcctcgtgctcgcctcggtaagccatgAGAAGCCCCCCTTCCCCAGGAATCTCTCGCTAGAGTCGTGGCTGAGCTCGTCGGAGTGCTccgctccgtggacctcgcccctccgtccTCCTTCTCGCTGTCCCTTCACGCGcacgagctcggtgaagctcccgCGCCACCTTTCACGCCCCTtctcggccggagatggccggccgtCGGTGAGCCacaccaccgtgccgccatggccgctagCCAGCTCGCTCTCGAGCTCCTCCGACCCTGCCACTTGCACTGACATGTCCGCCTTGGCAAGGTGGTCAcgttggtggtgacctcgtcgccggccacctcaccgacggcgagctcacACCGGTCAGCGCAGCCTCCTCTGCCTCAGGGGCTGGCAGGTGGGGCCGGCTGACCCGCGGGGGCCACTATCAGCCGTAGGGGTGCACGCCTGGGTAGAAAGtcgggtggatctagcagtttTGAACACGGATTTTCAGAAAggatttaagaaatgattttcatatttctatttaaatgctttaggaatttataacttgctcaaaatggctccaaatttgttgaaataaattttgttatgttCTTTGTCACCatatctacatgataaaaatattgcatgtcatttttgagatacttcaatgtagagctttatttaattcttgatattgctggtATCTTGTAAAAtttttagtaaatcctatatgtatcagaaaaatatgattccaagtttgttactcttcttgtatAATATaatttctaggaaaaatatatgacaTGCAtatcctgtagaaaaattatgaggtgtagttcaagtgcctttaatggctgatttttgttatttttgccagagagcaaaatttatataaaacatgcatgtgataatttttgtacagtgattatttactatttagaacctagaaaaaatattaaatctgttgtttgacacttttcataatacaaagaattttcatgctcataattaggtccaagcttgtcatttttgtgtagcctATTTCACttattcaaatgccataaaaattggatggtagactacttagggtagtactgtgctatggtaattttctaagatttttctatgctataaaaatagatgttgctattcaaacctattattaattatggtttaatcaaatgttgctttatgcatgattaagaaattagtgaagctttggtgtatctttgaagcatttaatgagatgtgttgacgtaGCATATTAGTAGCAGAAGAGAATACAATAtataacatgtgcttgtagtacatgttcttggatgatgttgactaccttgcatgcaagcacATTCATTATGTCCATTTCattcgatgcaccttttgcataagcacttacgcacctgcatcatacaggatcgcaaaccgagagcctgGTCGTCATACTCGAGGAgctcgaggagcagctcgaggtgcagccgcaagaagtgaccgaagcagacgaggaggacgttgaggaacttccggagtgccccgatcaccgcccgagctccttcgaaagagacaagccccggagcatttttctccctgatttgcgattattaattaatgctttattttaattgatgcattatgttcaggagttgtttgcaaccgttgctgcattataccttgtttacctttgttatactatatccttgttacactggtatccacagtcgagtcaatgcttagctggcttagaccggtagaagtcgggtgattttctgtcacctgcgagctataggtggttacctggatctgcttggataactatgtagtcatggtataactaagtgttaatttgaagttgagaccggacggagacttacagagttctgaattgtagtgctttccgtctatgtcaattaaggaccgaccgttgttgggcctcaggtcatgttgaacgcatgccttacatttagctggccgaataaagtacctttcgaccgtgaagctgggagattattcggaccgagtagattgcccgcagcgcactatacCAGAGCAGGTGTgctaggacacgggggcgcgatgataagaccgaaaggtagtcggtcggcccccgggtacatgtggttcctagcaaactcgagatttttcttggatagttgactcggtgaccgatacctcactttagcgggtgagtgaggtttgtgtaaggaataaattactagctggttaataatcgattcgaatcgccatcgttcactggatagtgaacacttgacttgagttacttcatcgtagaaCACTTGGAccgttataatgaatatgacattatggaagttgttaatgatcattggttatcattatttacttaattacatgattgctctagtataggtgcaaatgtagtcaacaggttaataataattaacttgacaataatgcttttggaaaggttcttgaaatactaaaaatgcctctttttgcaaatgagtcagctaccctactataaagcctttcataatccttggtgttactttattttcggttatgtcgggtaagtctagctgagtaccttctcgtactcagggttttattcccacttgttacagatggacagatgtattacggctactgtatcaactgcctttatcctgcgatggatgatgcttaggaccatgggcatggtcattccttacgtctcgcctaatgcttttgttggagatgatcattagctggcactgtatttgaactccgtgtgagtgtgtgtggttttgaacaaatgacttccgctacttctatttgaactcgttttgtaataactatgtttaaactctgatgtaccggtgatgcgaactttttatgtaatatgtgatggtgactgctaaacttattatgatcttggctggtatgcgagttggtttgaaatccttcgtgatttcacggactactgggttatacgggcttaagtttgctaaatcgtctgctctggcgggtgattttcttacttaatttcgtataattggtcgattctgttacAGAGGACGGCGAGGGCCACCACAGGATCAACCTGTCCAAGGACCTGATGACCATCGCGGGCGACGTGCTCAAGGCCAACATCACGGCCATCAGCCCGCTGGTGCTACCGGCGTCGGAGCAGCTCCTGTTCGCGCTGTCCTTCATCGCGCGGCGTGTGCTGAACCGGCACGTGAAGCCGTACCTCCCCGACTGCCGCACGGCGTTCGAGCACTTCTGCATCCACGTGGGCGGGCGCGCGGTCATCGACGAGCTGCAGCGCGGCCTGGGCCTGTCGGACCAGGACGTGGAGGCGTCGCGCATGGCGCTGCACCGGTTCGGCAACACGTCCAGCAACTCGGTGTGGTACGAGCTGGCGTACATCGAGGCCAAGGGCCGCATGCGCCGCGGCGACCGCGTGTGGATGATCAGCTTCGGCTCTGGGTTCAAGTGCAACAGCGCGGCGTGGGAGTGCATCGCACCGACGCGCACCGCCGAGGGACCCTGGGCGAAGAGCATCAGCCGCTACCCCGTGGACATCCCCGAGGTGCTCAAGCACTAGCCGACGCCTGATCTGTATGGTATCGATCTGAGATCCTTGTGTACGTACACGTAGGTAAGGTAATGAAACCGCGCCTGATCTGTCGCGTCCCGTTCGTTTCCTCTCTCGCGAAGCTCCATCCCCGACAGCTCGGCCCTGGCAGCGTGGCTGTCCATGGCCGCGGGCGAGCCCGACCGTGGCGGAGCGGGCGGCCATGGCCGCGGGCGAGCTCATCCACCTCCGCTGCTTCATGTTCCTTCGCCGTGGACAGTGCCCGTCTGGGAGAGGCGCGTGCGTGCCCGTCGACGGGAGCTTGTCGCGGCCGGCTGCCCAGTGCCGCGGGAAGTGGACAGCAGCACGGCGACGCCGCCCATGCGGAACAGGCAGTTGGGTAGCAGCATGGGGCTGAGCTGTCGGAGGTGGAAGACGAAGCTGACGAGTGGGACCCACCTGGCAGTGAGAGGGAGCTGCAGGACCCTGTTGTcagagatggagagagagaggaacaagtCAGGGGCAGCAAGGACATTTCGCGTGCCTATGCTGACTGGGCGCCAACGTGTCGGGCTAGCgtggcgtgccacacgcgcaaATATGGTAAATTAAGAACTCAAAGTTCTCTCATCTGGTAAAATTATAAGTGCCAAATTAAAAGTGATAATCGGATGAACGTCAATCTTAataatggtaaaaatataaaagcCCCTTTTAACATGCAGTGGGCGGAGTACCCATGCAATATTGAGAGCCTTTTTTTAATAAAGCGGAGAGCAGTGAGGAATATTGCTATGCTGCCCCTTTTCTTTTAGTACTTTTATTATTATCTTTTTCGTGAGCTTTTAAATCCCATTCTCTCTTTCTGCAAGGAACAGTGCAAATATCTTTGGTTTGCCATGCTCAGTGAGGAATCTTTTTCCTTTTCCATTTATTTAAGCCTTGCAGAGCATCATTCTTCCCCCTCAATCTTGAGTCTGTTACAGCGCATTTTCATCACTGCTTGGCAGTGCTGTCACTCCTTGCAGCTGCAGTGTGCGAGTTCACATCTCAGTGAGCAGCTCCTGAGGGCCGAGGCTCTCGGAGTATGCTAGAGTAGATCAAACACCTTTCTGTTCAATCCTTGGCTCAAAATCAAATCCTTTTCCTGCTATCTTTTTCACCCTTTCAAATCAACCAAGAAAGCTCATCCTGTTTATCCACACTGCCTGTTTTGGGGGATCGCCTGTTTTGGGGGATATCTTTGGCAGCCTTCTTTATTGCTACTACGCTATCTACACCTTGCCGTCCTCGTCACCCAATTTACTCACACCTGAGGGCTTGCATGCCATCAATGCTCCCCTGACTGAGGTGTTTATCATGTGAGCGTCTGCATTTTGCAATCACAGGAAATCCCCTCTCATGGTCCACTGTAGGTGGAGTTCATTTATTCCCAAAATATTTTGAGCTTTGGCTTTTGGGGGCTCTAGTAGTTCACAAATTCTCAAGTTGTTGGGAAAATCTGGCTGGCCTCTTAGAGCTTTTATATAGCCCTTGTCCTTTCCAGCAGAGGTTTCAACTTTTCTTCCCCCCTGAGGTTTCGTGAGctcaagaaaaagatttctgaaACTGTTCTTGGAGGTTTGCTCTCGCCGGTTTCCACTATCCCTTCTTTATCTTTCCGGCTCCAAGATCTGAACTTGGGGAGTTCTTGGTGCAGAGCAGAGCAATCCACCCAAATCGCCCCGCGATTTGGAGCTGGAGTAATCCTTCCATGGGTTCCCGGTCCGGCGAtggagcggcggtggcggctgcgGTGTTGGTTTGTTGGCTGGGCTTCGCGGCGGCCGGCGTCGGCGCCATAGGGGCGAACTGGGGCACGCAGGCGAGCCACCCGCTGCCGCCGGAAACGGTGGTGCGGATGCTCAAGGACAATGGGTTCCAGAAGGTCAAGCTGTTCGACGCCGAGGAGGGCACCATGAAAGCCCTCAAGAAGAGCGGGTTGGAGGTGATGGTCGGCATCCCGAACGACATGCTGTCGACGATGGCCACCAGCATGAAGGCCGCAGAGAAGTGGGTAGACACCAACGTCTCCAGCTACCTCAACGACGGCGTCAGCATCAGGTATTTGCTTCTGCGTCAGTGTTGCTTCTGGTTACCGTTGGTGCTGTTCAGCTCACTCATGGTACTGATGCTTGGTAGTGGTAGCTAGTGTTAATTGTACTGTGGAATCTCAGTTTTGATGACGGTGAGCTCTGAGCCTAGAATATTGGGGAAATACGATGATTTTCATGCTACCCTCGTTTTGTCTTGATTGATGGCTAATGATTGAAACTCATGACTGATTAAATGTTTGACTTGGAAAGTAGTTATGCATCATCATTCTCCGTATACGACAAGCGGTCGGCATTCTTCGTGGCTCATTTAGTACATTTGTGCGCATGCTGTAGTTTGGACTTTGGACAGGACGGTTGCCGTTTCTGGTTGCGCATGTTGTGCTTTGCACACCTGCTTGGGCGCTTCTGTCGCTGTTTGTATGCGAGAAACGGCTAGCGTATTTGTTCCATCCCCAATTTGGAAGTTTTGCATTTCATTAATCTGTGCACACACCACCAAATCAATGCCTGCACCATTTTGAAGAATCTACTTTGCTGATAGCTCTGTTGTGCTTGTGAATCATGCTTCTTTGTTATATGGAAATCTGCAATATCTTATAAGTTTTCACCGAGCACTGCAGCTGTAGTGGTGCTTGGCTGCACTAGAAATCATGTGACCATGGCCAGATTTATGAGTTACATTTTGAATAAAGATTTTAGCTGTCGAAGTGCCAATCATTTTTTACTACTAGGCTTCAGATGTTCCTTTTGTGTCTCAGAAAACATAATTTTTGTTTGGAAGGAATGCATTGAAATGAACTTGATCCATGAAGGCACTCAGGAGCATTCAGTGACTTCTCAATATGCTTTAAAGACGTGGACCTTATGCTGGAGGAAATACATCCATTTTGGCTGGTCCAGTTTATTTGTGTTCCTTATTTGAATGGAGCATAGTTGTCCCCACTTGTATAATTTAGTTAGTTTACCTCAGGCCTTTATCGTGTCACTTCTTTATGCCTCTTATTTCTTTTCCCACTGTATTGTGTGGAATGCTTGATAGGTGGATGGCCTATCCACATGGTACTACTATAGAAGTTGGAAGGTTCAGTTttcaaagaaattttgaacaccATGTCTAGTTATAGAAGGAAAACTCTTTTTTAAATGAACGTAGTTGATTTTTAACGTCAAGAGTATGTCTAACCATCTGTACCTCAATTTGCGTAGCAAATTAATCCTAACTAGATATTTTTGTTGCCCTTCTCTATATTTATTTATAAATTATTGCTCACACTTGCATCCACCATTTGACTACCAAACTGCCAGTGCCTTTTAAAATACATAGACCACTAAAGCTAAATGCCTTGTGCCTTGAAAATTTTCTACGCATCTAACACCAGCTCATCGTATACTAATGCAAAGCTTTATTTTCTTAATCACTAAAACAGTAAGCAGAACATGTAACAGCCGCAATGGTCACTTCCTTATTTCTTACCTTCCGTGACTGATAGCTTATCAATTCATTGATATTCTTTTCCAGCAGTTACAGAGAACAGACACGTACCAAGCTTTCATATCTTGTATTTTGAGCCTCCATATACACACGTTGTTCTGGAAATGCTGTTTTAACACTTCTGTTGCATGAAGTTCTGCCATGATTGTTAAGTACTCTGTTGCAATTTTACGTAACGCAGTACCAGTCAAACTTTCGTTTAATCGGAATCAGGCATCTTTAATTTTACCTCTAATGTTCACTGCCTGCTTTATGAGTTGTGGAATATGCATCAGCATGCCATTTGAGCAACTTGCATGCACGGCATGACACTTCCATTTGCACGTCATGCAGTAAATGAAATATGAATATTCAAGATAGTACTTTGCTTCATGTTCTGAATCTCACAGACAACTTCATTGTTTGTTCTGCCAGTGGTGTGCTGTTGATGTTAACTCAGTCAACCATCTGCATGATGCTGTGGCCTCACCTCTTTATTTGCCCTATTGCATTGTTAGGTATGTTGCAGTTGGGAATGAACCTTTCTTGGAGACATACAATGGAAGCTTTCTGCAAACAACTTTTCCTGCCATCAGAAACATACAAGGTGCACTTATAAAAGCCGGTTTGGGCAATCAAGTCAAAGTCACATGCCCTCTCAACGCTGATGTCTATACCTCGTCAACCTCCAAGCCTTCTGATGGGGACTTCCGGACAGATATTCATGATCTGATGCTCACTATAGTAAAATTTCTGAGCGACAATGGTGGAGCTTTCACTGTCAACATATACCCTTTCATAAGCCTCTACATTGACCCAAACTTCCCTGTGGACTATGCCTTCTTTGAGGGGGCCTCATCGCCCATCGTTGATGGCTCCTTCACTTATACTAACATGTTCGACGCGAACCATGACACGCTTATATGGGCTCTGAAAAAGAATGGTTTTGAAAACCTCCCAGTCATTGTCGGGGAGATTGGATGGCCGACTGACGGGGACAGGAACGCCAATGCTCAGCTGGCTCAGCGCTTCAACCAAGGCTTCATGAGCCATATTGCTTCTGGGCGAGGAACACCGATGCGGCCTGGACCTGTTGATGCTTACTTGTTCAGTCTAATCGATGAGGACGAGAAGAGCATACAGCCAGGAAATTTCGAGCGGCACTGGGGGATCTTTACTTATGATGGCTTGCCAAAGTACCAGCTGAATGTCGGGACATCAAATTCAGGCGGTCTTGTGAGAGCAAGGGGTGTGAAGTACCTTGAAAAGAAGTGGTGTGTACTGAAGCCTTCTGTGAGCCTCAACGACCCAAAGCTTGCAGACAACGTGGGTTATGCATGTTCCATGGCAGAATGCACCAGCCTTGGCTACAAGACATCATGTGGGATGCTGGACACCCGCGGCAACATTTCATATGCATTCAACAACTACTTCCAGAAGAATGACCAAGATGATGTGGCCTGTGGGTTTCAGAACCTCGCGACGACCACAGGCCAAGACCCCAGCACTGGGACATGCAGGTTCGGGATCATGATCGAGGTTGACTCCGCCTTCTCATGGAGGCTGCAGGGGCATGGAAACAACCTCCTCTTGATCCTCCTGCTTGTGCTTCTCCAACTATTCCTGTCCTCTTAGATGCAGGTTTCGTGAGAGATGACAATGAGAGCATAAACGATCTGACAGCTTGAGGATATTAGATGTATGTTGTCAGTATCATTCATTTAGAAACTCTTTCCTAGATAAccctttttcttctctttggCAAGGAAATCGCACACTGCGGTTTCGGGCATGCTTGATTATTGTTAGGGTTAGCTTTGATTCATCAGTTCCGTTGTGGTAGCAATGAATGATGCATTGAGCCATCCACTGGCTAGCAGGGTGTGGGCATTGCTATTGAACCTCTGCAACTTCGGTGAGTTCAGGTTTCTCAGCAGCATATTTGTGATCCATCTTCCACATTATGCTGTCATAATCTTCAGAAGCTTTCATGACCAGAAAAGAGTTTGGTTCTGCTTCAGCATGGAATCAACATGGAGGGCAATTCTGTTCAGCGTTTCACACATGTTTTCACATGCATTCTTGTTGGGTGAAGTGTGATATGGTCACTCAAATGGGCAAGGGGGCCACCAAGCACCGCCAGGTCAGAGACAGTTTCAGTCTTTCAGATCTGGGCTTTTGGGGTGGTACTGCACCTTGAATGACCAGGAACAGGGAAACACCTAGCAGCCTGTtcgggtcgtaaacgatcgtaaatttctagccagaacaatatttttctctcataccaaactggccagcagtaataatccacgatcgtatacgattgtTTTAGCCCCAGCCGAACAAGCCGTAGATATTTCATGGTGTCCAAGGTTACAGGTCGCAGCCCTTTGCTGAACCATtaattaagggcctgtttagttccttagatcgaattttagtccctgtccaaTTGGATGTTGtcctatcggatgtttggacatatacatggagtattaaatatagactaaaaaataactaattatacagattacgattaatttgtgagacgattttttaagcctaattaattcatgatttgacaacgtggtgctacagtaaatatatactAATgccgggttaattag is from Miscanthus floridulus cultivar M001 chromosome 7, ASM1932011v1, whole genome shotgun sequence and encodes:
- the LOC136466640 gene encoding glucan endo-1,3-beta-glucosidase 6-like, with the translated sequence MGSRSGDGAAVAAAVLVCWLGFAAAGVGAIGANWGTQASHPLPPETVVRMLKDNGFQKVKLFDAEEGTMKALKKSGLEVMVGIPNDMLSTMATSMKAAEKWVDTNVSSYLNDGVSIRYVAVGNEPFLETYNGSFLQTTFPAIRNIQGALIKAGLGNQVKVTCPLNADVYTSSTSKPSDGDFRTDIHDLMLTIVKFLSDNGGAFTVNIYPFISLYIDPNFPVDYAFFEGASSPIVDGSFTYTNMFDANHDTLIWALKKNGFENLPVIVGEIGWPTDGDRNANAQLAQRFNQGFMSHIASGRGTPMRPGPVDAYLFSLIDEDEKSIQPGNFERHWGIFTYDGLPKYQLNVGTSNSGGLVRARGVKYLEKKWCVLKPSVSLNDPKLADNVGYACSMAECTSLGYKTSCGMLDTRGNISYAFNNYFQKNDQDDVACGFQNLATTTGQDPSTGTCRFGIMIEVDSAFSWRLQGHGNNLLLILLLVLLQLFLSS